The Microcystis aeruginosa NIES-843 sequence TAGAGGAGCAAAAGTAATGACCAAGAGAACCAAAATCCAAACTCGTCCCGCTAAAAGATTATAATCTTGCCCTAATCTTGACCAAGAGTGACCGGCGATAAAATGGCCGAACAGAAACTCAAAACCCACTGTTAATACTAACCAAATTAAACCGATAGTAATTGCTTGACCGGAGGATTCTAGACCCAAAAAATAGACAAGAGTGCCAATATAAAGACTAAAAAAGAGGATTCCTGTCAGGGTAGAAATTTGATGAGCGCGTAGTTCATCGAGATATTTTCCGTAGGTGGTTTCTCGGAGGATACCGTTACTAATTCCTATTACGATCATCGGGAGCCATGCGACAATGTAGCGACTAATCATAAGTTGTTGGTTTAGAACTCGCTCTAATTGGATTATAGCTATATTTGGCTGATAACTTGAGATATTTTCGTAAAAATTAATATTGTTACTTGCCTAAATTTTCAGCCAGATAATCAACTAGCTTTTTCACTGTTGTAAATTCTTGGCATTTTTCGTCTGAAAGTTCTAGATCAAATTCTTCTTCTAAAGTCATGATTAATTCAATTGTATCAAGTTCATCTCCTCCCCAATTTGATAATAAGTCAGACCAACTATTCCGGACAAAAGAACTACAAGAACTATAAGAACTATAAGAACTATAACTACCGACGTTTTCCTTAGATTTTAAATAAAATAGTTCATCATCAATATGTATCTCAGACTTTTCCACATCTAATTGATCACTAATTATCTCTTGAACTTTGATAAAAATTGCCAGTTTTCGTTCATTGTCTTGTGACGTTATTTTCTCGGTATCATCATTGTTTTTATCGTTAATAACAGCATTAGCTTTTTGTGATGCTATTTTAATAGCTTTCTCTTCATTGATTATCCTTGATTCTAATAGACTGGATTGACTGAAAAATAACTGATATCTCATAACTTCAATTCTAGAATTAATTAAGTTTCCTATTATATGAAGTTCTACTTTATGACCACTTTCCTTGTAAATTCTTGTGGCTAAATCCCAAACAATCTGATCGCGGTTTGCTTCTAGCTGGTTTAATTTTTCTTCACTCAGAGATACCATATCATCCAAATACTGATTGATCATCATTGCCAGAATTTACATCTCATAATTTTTGCTGTCTTCATTCATTCGACTAGATCCTCTGCTGCAAAAAATCTCAACCATATTGTATCTTAAGATAAATACTTTTCTAAAAAATCTAGGGGTGCATCTCACATTTGCAGAAATACCGACAATCAGCAATTATCAGTGACTCTTAGATGATTACAAATGTATCAGCATCTGTCTTTAAGCATCCCACCGAAAAGCTAATGCGCTCCGGGGTTTGGGTAGGGTTGATTCATGAATCAACCCTACCTTGAATCAACCCTACCTTGAATCAACCCTAGGGTATCGTCTCGGAGTCTCCCCAAATTGTTAATTTTTTTGCTAATTCAGCTACATTATCCGAAAAATGTCACACTAGAGGTAGAGGAGCGTCAACTATCAGTCATCAGCTTTCAGCAATTTTTGGCTATTTCCCCAGGGTATTGCTGGCAGCCGGTGGGAAAAAAGATTAACTTCAACCCTGACTTTATCTGCTATCGAGGAGGTTAATTCGATGAATAATACGGAAACACTCTCAGTCGATCGGGATACCAACAAACTCTATAATAAAATTCTCGTGGCTGTGGATTATCAAGATGTCACTCCAGAGGTATTGAATACGGCTATTCTCTTAGCGAAAACCTACGCTAGTGAGTTGCGGATTATTTATAGTCTGTCTAAACCTTTGACTCCCTACACGGAAACTTTTATTTATGGTAATCTGATCGGTTATGGTGGCGGTTATCCCCCCGATATGATCGCCTTAGAACAACAAATCACCGAAGAAATGCAAGCGGAATTACAAGCTTGGTTAAACGGTTTAGTCGATCGAGCTAAGGAGGATAATATCATAGCCCGGGCTGATTATTATATCGGTGATCCGGGACAGAAAATTTGTCAAGTTGCCCAGCAAGAGGGGATAGATTTAATTATTGTTGGTCGTCACGGTCGATCGGGTTTATCTGAGTTAATCTTAGGTAGTGTCAGTAATTATGTGGTACATCATGCTCCCTGTTCGGTTTTGGTGGTACACATCACTCATTAATTAGAAAGGGTTGAAATCCATTTTTTGCTGTCCATTGAATCGCTCCATCTCTCCCGGTCCAGTAAGTCTTAATCCTAGCCTTTCTCAGTTGATTTCTGGCATTACGGGAGAGATTGGTGGTGACAGCGATTGCTGTTTGTGGTC is a genomic window containing:
- a CDS encoding universal stress protein → MNNTETLSVDRDTNKLYNKILVAVDYQDVTPEVLNTAILLAKTYASELRIIYSLSKPLTPYTETFIYGNLIGYGGGYPPDMIALEQQITEEMQAELQAWLNGLVDRAKEDNIIARADYYIGDPGQKICQVAQQEGIDLIIVGRHGRSGLSELILGSVSNYVVHHAPCSVLVVHITH
- a CDS encoding acyl carrier protein; protein product: MINQYLDDMVSLSEEKLNQLEANRDQIVWDLATRIYKESGHKVELHIIGNLINSRIEVMRYQLFFSQSSLLESRIINEEKAIKIASQKANAVINDKNNDDTEKITSQDNERKLAIFIKVQEIISDQLDVEKSEIHIDDELFYLKSKENVGSYSSYSSYSSCSSFVRNSWSDLLSNWGGDELDTIELIMTLEEEFDLELSDEKCQEFTTVKKLVDYLAENLGK